The Marinihelvus fidelis genome segment GCCAGCTCTTCCAGCGTCTGCGCCTGGGCGCCGGCCGCGAACAGGGCCGAGACAACAAAGAGGGTCTTCAACAGTTTCATTGCGCCACCTCCGGTCCGGGCACGGGCAGGGTCACCAGGTCTGGGGCCTTCTCGTTACGGGCGATCGACAGGCCTTCCTTCACTTCCAGGCGGAAGCGGTCCGGCAGTGATTCGAATTCGCGGGTGGTGGGGTTGAACCAGCCGGTGGTCTCCTGGTCGCTGGTCTGGTAGACCAGCAGCGTGCGGCCGACGCGCAGGAATTCGACGGTCTGGCCGGTGGACGGCAGCGCCTCGGAGTAGGCTTCGGTGGTGCGTCCGTACTCGAGCTCACCCTGGTAGGCCTCCATGATGCGGCGGTACTTCTCCGACGTGGTCACGTCGGCCTGGTCCATCATGTCGCGCAGCCGCTCGACGCGGGCGCGGCGCTCTTCCAGGCGGAAAGGCATGTCGCTCTCGACGATCTGCCCCAGGGCGTCGATCATCTCCAGCATCAGCGGTACGACACCGCGGTTGGTGTCTTCCAGGCCGGCCAGCTGCTCATTGATCGAGGTGACCTCGTTGCGCTGGTCGACCACGACCTTCTCAAGCTGGTCGTTGTAGACCGCCAGGCTCTCGGCCTGCCGAACCACTTGCCGGTACTCGGCCAGCAGGTCGGCGGTCTGTTGCGCCAGCCGCGTGACCCGCTGCTGCGACGCCGCCGCGTCCTGGTTGATCCGCGATTCGCGCGCGACCGTGCTGTCGAGCGTCTGGGCCTGGGCCCCGGTGACCAGCACCGCGGCCACGGCCACCGCCGTCAAGCGGGTCGTGAGAATTCTTGTCTGCTTTGGCATCGCCTTTCCCAAATTTGATAGGTGGTACGCCCGTCAACGCCCGGTCGACGGCCGGGTTTTCAGTTGCCTGGGGACGGGGGCGAGTCAGGATACCCGAAGGCACACGGGGAATTCCACATTCCGGCATGCAATTCGTCGCCGCAGCGCCGCTGGCCCCCGTGCGCGCGGCCGCTGATAATAGCGTCCATGACCCAGCCACACACGCCATCCAGCACGACCGAAACGGGCGTGCCCAACCCGCCCTGTGGCCTGCCGCGACGGCTGCTGGTCATGCTTTACGACACCGTGCTGGTGATCGCCCTGCTGATCATCGCCGGTATCATCGCCCTGCCCTTTACCGGCACCAGCCAGCAGGCGGGCCGCGATGTGCTGTACACGCTGTACCTGGTGGCCGTCTGGTTTGGCTACGTGAGCGGGTGCTGGATCCACGCCGGTGGCACGGTGGGCATGCGTGCCTGGAAGGTGCGCCTGGCCAGCACGACCGGTGAGCCCATGGACTGGCGGCGGGCCGGCATTCGGTTCGTCGTTTCGTTGTTGTCGGCCGCGATATTCGGGCTGGGTTTTCTCACCGGCCTGCTGCGCGCCGACCGCGCCTGCTGGCATGACCGTGCCAGCGGCACCCGGCTGGTGCGGCGCGCGCCGAAATCAGACCGAGCGGCGTAGCGCCAGTACCACGGCCACGGTCAGCAGCAGTGACGGCGCCAGCGCGCCTACCATCACCGGCAGGCCGTAGGCGTCGGCAAAATTCTGTGCCGCCCGGCTGACGATCATGAACAGGCTGCCCATGGCCATGCCGATAAAAATTCTCAGGCCCATGCTCTGCTGCCGCCCATGGCCAAACACGAACGGCATGCCGGCCAGCACCAGCGCCAGCACCGTCACCGGAAACAGCAGCTTGGACCACAGCGCCGACCGATAAACCCGGTCATCGAGGCCGTTGCGGCCCAGGTAGGTGATCTGGTCGGACAGGTCGCGCGCGGACATGTAACGTGGCCGAACCACCGCCGATTCCAGCAATTCGGGCAGGAAACCGGTGTGCCAGATGCGCTGGTCCCAGGTCTGGCGCTCCACGCCGGCCGGGGAAATATCCAGGTCGGTCACGTCTTCCAGCAGCCAGCGACCATCACGGTGGCGTGCCGACATGGCCCGCGACATGCTGCGCAGGTCGCCGTCGTCGTTAAAGCCGTAGATCACCACATTGTGAAAGCGCAGGTCGTTCTCACCCGGCGTGCCGCCGACGATCGGCTTCTGGATAAACGCGAACTCGTTGCCGTCGCGCAGCCACATGCCGACGTCGCCGCTGGCGGCACCGCGCCCCACGGCCTGTTGCAGCTTGTAGTTTCGGGCCTGCGCGTCGGCGGGCGGCGCAACCCATTCACCCATGGCCATCACGCCCAGCGTGAGCAGCAGGACGGCGCCCAGCACCGAACCGGAAATCCGCAGCCGCGACACGCCGCTGGTGCGGAAGGCAACCAGTTCATTGGCCGCCGCCAGTCCGCCCACGCCGATCAGCGAGCCCAGCAGCGCCGACACCGGGAACACCATGTACGAGGCGCGCGGAATGCTCAGCATCACGTACCAGAGCACTTCGCCAATATGAAAGCCGCCCTCACCCGGTTCGAGTTCGTCGAGCAGGTTGAACAGCGTCATCAGCATGGTCAGCGCCAGCCATACACCCAGCGTGCCCAGCAGTGCGGCACGGCCGATGTACTGGTCCAGTTGCTTGATCATGAACGGCCCACCATCCGCCCCTGGCGCCGCAACCACCACAGGGCGCTGATGAAGACCAGGGCGTGGACCCACCACAGGCCCAGCGCCGGCGGCAGCTCACCGCCCGCGACCCAGGCGCGGCACAGGTACAGGGTATTGGCGTAGAGGGCGTAAGCGAGGATGCCCAGCACGACCCGGGACGAGCGCCCTTCGCGGGGGTCGGAATGGGCCAGCGGAATGGCCAGCAGCCCCAGCACGATCACCGCCAGCGCGGGCGACAGCCGCCACTGCAGCTCGGCGCTGGCCTCGGCGCCACCCTGCGTCACCAGTTCCGTGAAGCCGCGCGCCTCCAGGCGCTCCTCGTCGGTGCGCATGGCCGGCTCCGGCAACATGATGTCATTGCGCTCGAATTGCAGCACCCGCAGGTCGCGGGCGTTAGGCAGCGCGTCCGTGATCTGGCCGTCAGTCAGTTTCAGGAACCGATTGCCGGTGGTGGTATCGACCCAGTACTCACCGGTTGCGGCCTGCCATATCTTGGTTCGCAGGCCGTCCTGCTGGCGAACGAAGACGTTCTCCAGGGTGCGGCCCTCGGTGTCCAGGCGCTCGACATAGATGACGAAGTCGCCGCCCTGCATGATATGGAAGCGGCCGTCCTGCAGCCCCCAGAGGGCGGCCGAGCGCAGGGCCTCTTCCAGCGCCGCGTCAGATTTCTGCGCGGCCCGCGGCGCCACGACGAAGGTCAGCACCAGCAGCAACACCGCCACCGGCAGCACCAGCAGGGCCAGCGGCCGCAGCAGCATAAGCCAGCTGAAGCCGCTGGAGCGCATGACCACCATCTCATGGTCGCGATACATGCGCCCCAGCCCCCACATGACCGCCACGAAACCGGCCAGCGGCAGGATCTTGCTCAGCGCGTCGGGCAGGTTCAGCAGCAGCTGGATGCCCAGCAGGCCGGCGGGTACGCGGCCATCGGCCATGTCATTGAGCAGCTCGCCCAGGAACACGCCCATGAGCACGATCAGCAGCACCGCCGTCACGGCCAGCAGGGTCCAGAACCATTCGCGGAAGATGTAGGCTTGCAGCAGGGTCAATTCGGTCGTCCGAAGGTA includes the following:
- the lptF gene encoding LPS export ABC transporter permease LptF; amino-acid sequence: MTLLQAYIFREWFWTLLAVTAVLLIVLMGVFLGELLNDMADGRVPAGLLGIQLLLNLPDALSKILPLAGFVAVMWGLGRMYRDHEMVVMRSSGFSWLMLLRPLALLVLPVAVLLLVLTFVVAPRAAQKSDAALEEALRSAALWGLQDGRFHIMQGGDFVIYVERLDTEGRTLENVFVRQQDGLRTKIWQAATGEYWVDTTTGNRFLKLTDGQITDALPNARDLRVLQFERNDIMLPEPAMRTDEERLEARGFTELVTQGGAEASAELQWRLSPALAVIVLGLLAIPLAHSDPREGRSSRVVLGILAYALYANTLYLCRAWVAGGELPPALGLWWVHALVFISALWWLRRQGRMVGRS
- a CDS encoding DUF3450 domain-containing protein; amino-acid sequence: MPKQTRILTTRLTAVAVAAVLVTGAQAQTLDSTVARESRINQDAAASQQRVTRLAQQTADLLAEYRQVVRQAESLAVYNDQLEKVVVDQRNEVTSINEQLAGLEDTNRGVVPLMLEMIDALGQIVESDMPFRLEERRARVERLRDMMDQADVTTSEKYRRIMEAYQGELEYGRTTEAYSEALPSTGQTVEFLRVGRTLLVYQTSDQETTGWFNPTTREFESLPDRFRLEVKEGLSIARNEKAPDLVTLPVPGPEVAQ
- a CDS encoding RDD family protein encodes the protein MTQPHTPSSTTETGVPNPPCGLPRRLLVMLYDTVLVIALLIIAGIIALPFTGTSQQAGRDVLYTLYLVAVWFGYVSGCWIHAGGTVGMRAWKVRLASTTGEPMDWRRAGIRFVVSLLSAAIFGLGFLTGLLRADRACWHDRASGTRLVRRAPKSDRAA
- the lptG gene encoding LPS export ABC transporter permease LptG, which encodes MIKQLDQYIGRAALLGTLGVWLALTMLMTLFNLLDELEPGEGGFHIGEVLWYVMLSIPRASYMVFPVSALLGSLIGVGGLAAANELVAFRTSGVSRLRISGSVLGAVLLLTLGVMAMGEWVAPPADAQARNYKLQQAVGRGAASGDVGMWLRDGNEFAFIQKPIVGGTPGENDLRFHNVVIYGFNDDGDLRSMSRAMSARHRDGRWLLEDVTDLDISPAGVERQTWDQRIWHTGFLPELLESAVVRPRYMSARDLSDQITYLGRNGLDDRVYRSALWSKLLFPVTVLALVLAGMPFVFGHGRQQSMGLRIFIGMAMGSLFMIVSRAAQNFADAYGLPVMVGALAPSLLLTVAVVLALRRSV